TTGTCAGAGACCGTGTCAGCAAAATCTAATGACCGCCTGTGCGTAGCATTGGATGCCGAGCTCAAGGAAATGCAAGAGAGGATGGCAAGTAGGCATGTATACGAGGCATCTGGTAGGGCATACATTCTTTCAGGACTGAGCTCACACTCATGGCAAAGAGCAACAGCAAGAGGTGACTCCACTGACGGTTCAAGCCTTGTTCAGTCCTATCAAACCCCATCAATGGTTGAGATGCTTACTCGATCTCAGGCTATGTTGTTGGGCAGTCCATCAGCTCAGAGGCATATCCGACCATTATGTTCACAACCGAAGCCGAGGTAATCATATAGGATTGCTGAGTACTCATCCCTctcttgattttgaattttatttgggtggggaagataaaaaaaaaagagataaggAGAGGTTTTTTGGCTGTGATTTTGCTCCTGCCTTGTATATGTAaatcaataagaaaaaagaGGACATGGTGAAATGGGTATATTGGGAAAAGGAACACTAGGTAGGGTTTATTAAGATTATGTCTTGTTTATTGTGTTGTGGGGGTGGTGTACATAAGTTTCTCTCTGAGAGAAATGGGTACAAAGTTTGTAATTGCCAGAATGGTTTGGGTGAGCTCTTCACCTAAAGTATAATGTACCTCCTCTCAATTCATTTGACAAAGTTTTGCCATTTCAATGCATGAGTAGGTGGAATTTGAAGTCCATCTGTGTGTGGATGCTTTACATGTAACAGTCATGTATGGAATGCCATCTCTGCCCTTTCAAACCAGAGAATGGGCTCGATGATATACCAGTTATTGTCAATACTCCAGAAATTTAAGGGTACATTCACTTTTTGCAATACTGACCGAATCATAACCAAACATTGTTACAGAAATGCGTCACCTATTCTTGTTAAGCTCCGCTTCTCTCGTCTCTTCTGTCAACCCCATAAGCTCATTGCAGACTGATATTTGAAAGATTTGGTACTTTCACAGCGTATACGCTAAGAAGAAGAGGCAAAGATGAAAATCGGGAAACACAAGCGCATTCCTAAAAACACGAGGGACTTGCATACAAATAATCGATGGGAATGAAAGTTCGCCCCTTCTACAAGTGCACCTACAACAGGCAACACTATATCTAAACTAGAGACACCAGCTTGAAATTTAAACTTTTTTGAGTACCCAGTACTGATTGAATGCTACTGAAACATTGGGGTCATGGTAGGCAACTAATTTACTCCAACTTCAGTAACTATTTGGAGCCCCAAACAATGTTGTCAGCAGCAGCTGGACCACTGTTTCAACATTTTTGGTCCTTGTCGCTCCCCATTGCCCCGGTTTTGTGACTTTGTCAAATTCAACAGCTTCTGTTTTCTCTGCAACTATGGTCCATCTACAAGTTGGTACTGACCGCTGTTTCAATTATTATATCACTTGCAGCATTCACATAATTCACAGTACAAGGTAAAAACACAAGCAAAGCAGAGATAAAAAGCTCGTCAAACATCAAGCGTGGTGTCAAAACTGATATCCATTGAGATCAGTGCCATTACAGTTACACAAACCCAACACaactattacaaaaaaaaaacccgacACTAACACAAACTAGTGTGACTTATCTTCATTTGGGCGCGGAATCCTCTTGTAATCGTAGTTGTTAATGTCCACCTTCTCGTGCAAAGCCTGTAAAATCGAAATGAGACCACAAAAGCTACAAAGCCGCAATGGGGGGCCATTCAGAAAAAGCACACTTGTTACCTTGAGCTCTTGGTCGAGTGAAATCTTCTTGGGGTTGTAGGCGTTTAGAGGTCCGGTTCTGGAAAGAGCTTTGCGGGTCTCGATGATCTCCCATTCCTGGTCGTC
This portion of the Rosa chinensis cultivar Old Blush chromosome 1, RchiOBHm-V2, whole genome shotgun sequence genome encodes:
- the LOC112182370 gene encoding uncharacterized protein LOC112182370, which gives rise to MTSVDRAKVESANKSFKRWGRRHPFIRYGLPMISLTVFGAVGLAHLIQGSKDIAKFKDDQEWEIIETRKALSRTGPLNAYNPKKISLDQELKALHEKVDINNYDYKRIPRPNEDKSH